One stretch of Carcharodon carcharias isolate sCarCar2 chromosome 20, sCarCar2.pri, whole genome shotgun sequence DNA includes these proteins:
- the LOC121292662 gene encoding guanine nucleotide-binding protein G(I)/G(S)/G(O) subunit gamma-2, translating into MASNNTAGIAQARKMVEQLKMEANIDRIKVSKAAADLMAYCEAHAKEDPLLTPVPASENPFREKKFFCAIL; encoded by the exons ATGGCTAGCAACAACACAGCAGGCATAGCACAAGCCAGAAAGATGGTGGAACAGCTGAAAATGGAAGCCAACATTGACAGAATAAAG GTGTCCAAAGCAGCAGCAGATTTGATGGCTTACTGCGAAGCTCATGCTAAAGAAGATCCTTTACTGACACCGGTTCCTGCATCAGAAAATCCCTTCAGAGAGAAGAAGTTCTTTTGTGCCATCCTGTAA